Genomic segment of Pseudomonas iranensis:
GCTGGAGCATCCGGTGATTCCACCACGAATCTGGCTGTTCGTGTTCGCCATCATCGCGCACAACATTCCGGAAGGCATGGCGGTCGGCGTGTCTGCCGGCGGCGGGATGGCGGACGCCGACAGTCTGGCGATGGGCATTGCGTTGCAGGATGTGCCGGAAGGGCTGGTGATTGCGTTGGTGCTGGCCGGGGCGGGAATGTCGCGGGTCAGGGCATTTTTGATTGGCGCGGCGTCTGGGCTGGTCGAACCGGTATTTGCACTGTTATGCGCATGGCTGGTGAGTCTGGCTCAAGTGCTGTTGCCGCTGGGGCTGGCATTGGCGGCCGGGGCGATGTTGCTGGTGGTGACCCACGAAGTGATTCCGGAGTCGCGTCGTCATGGGCATGACAAGCTGGCGAGCCTCGGTTTGCTGATCGGGTTTTGTCTGATGATGGTGATGGATACGGCGTTGGGGTGAAAGAGGATCAAAAGATCGCAGCCTTCGGCAGCTCCTACATGAGAACGCATTCCAATGTAGGAGCTGCCGAAGGCTGCGATCTTTTTGCTTTTGACTTTCAACCACCTTCATCGAAGTAATTGTTGATCAGCTGCACCAAAGCGTCCATGGCTTCCTGAGCCTGTTCGCCTTCGGTACTCAAATAAATTTTGGTGCCCTTGCCGGCGGCGAGCATCATCATCGCCATGATGCTCTTGCCGTCGACAGTCGTTTCAGGGCTGCGTCCCACCCGGATCGTGCAGTCTGGATACTGACCGGCCACGCCGACGAATTTGGCCGATGCCCGAGCATGCAGACCCAGCTTATTGATGATTTCGATTTCACGAGCAGGCATCGCGGTGTGAATCCTTTAGGTGAGGTCGCGGTGGCGAACCTGGACGTTCTTCAGGGTTTTCTGCAGGGCCTGGCCCAGACGTTCGGTCAGGTAGACGGAGCGGTGGTGCCCGCCGGTGCAGCCGATGGCAATGGTCACGTAGGCGCGGTTGCTGGCGGCGAAACGTGGCAGCCACTTGTTCAGGTAGGCGTAGATGTCCTGATACATTTCTTCGACATCCGGCTGCTGCGCCAGATACTCGGCCACCGGTGCATCAAGGCCCGATTGCGCGCGCAGCTCCGGTTTCCAGTACGGATTGGGCAGGCAGCGCACATCGAAGACCAGATCGGCATCGACCGGCATGCCGCGCTTGAAGCCAAATGACTCAACCAGAAACGCCGTGCCGGGCTCAGGCTGATTCAACAGGCGCAACTTCAGGGTATCGCGCAGTTGATACAGATTCAGGCTGGTGGTGTTGATTTTCAGGTCAGCCAGATCGGCGATCGGGCCGAGCAGGGCGGTTTCATCGTGAATCGCCTCGGCCAGCGAGCGATTGGCGTTGCTCAGCGGGTGACGACGACGGGTCTCGGAAAAACGCTTGAGCAAGGTTTCTTCGTCGGCGTCCAGGTACAACACATCGCACTTGATATGCTTGGCACGCACGTCTTCGAGCAATTCGGGAAAGCGTGACAGATGGCTGGGCAGGTTGCGTGCATCGATCGACACGGCGACCAGCGGCTGCGCCAGCTCCGTGTGAATCAGCGCACGCTCGGCCAGTTCCGGCAGCAAACCGGCCGGCAGATTGTCGATGCAGTAGTAGCCGTTGTCCTCAAGGACATTCAGGGCGGTACTTTTACCCGAGCCCGAACGGCCACTGACAATGATCAAACGCATGATTAGTGCCCGTTCTGCTCGTCCACTACAACCTGGTACAAGGCTTCGTTGCTCGGAGCGCTGCGCAGTTTTTCGCGCACTTCCTTGCGGTCGAGCATGCTGGCGATCTGGCGCAGTAATTCCAGATGCGCATCGGTCGCGGCTTCCGGGACCAGCAGCACGAACAGCAGGTCCACCGGGGCGCCGTCGATGGCGTCGAAATCGATCGGGGCTTCGAGGTGCAACAGGGCACTCACTGGCCCCGCGCAGCCCTTGAGGCGGCAGTGGGGAATGGCGATGCCGTTGCCAAAACCGGTGGAACCGAGTTTTTCACGGGCGATCAGCGCCTCGAAGACATCCTGCATCGCCAGATCCGGTACTTCGCGGTGGATCAGGTTGGCAATCTGTTCGAGGGCTTTTTTCTTGCTGCCGCCCGGCGCGTTCACTTGGGAACGGCCGGGGGTCAGGATGGTTTCAAGTCGGATCATGGGATAGGGGTGTTAACGACCGGTCGCGCCCTGGAGGAGGCTCTGGGTCTTTTCCTTATGCTTTTTGAGTTGGCGATCCAGCTTGTCGGTGAGTGAGTCGATCGCAGCATACATGTCGGTATCTTCTGCGTTGGCGACCACTTCGCTGCCGGGGATATGCAAGGTGGCTTCGATCTTCTGCTTCAGCTTTTCGACGCACATCGTGACCTGCACGTTGGTGATCTTGTCGAAATGTCGCTCCAGTCGTTGGAGTTTTTCCTCGATGTAGGAACGCAGAGGTTGGGTCACTTCCAGTTGGTGTCCACTGATGTTGACTTGCATACAGCTTCTCCTTCGTTGCCAGTGCATAAAGCGGCAGGCCGAAAAGCCTGCCACTGGAACGCTGTAACGTGGCTTACATCAACCGCTTGCGTTCGCTCGAAGGCGCGATTCCGAGGGATTCGCGGTACTTGGCGACGGTGCGGCGAGCCACCTGAATGCCTTGTGCCTCCAGTAAACCAGCGATCTTGCTGTCACTCAACGGCTTTTTCTGATTTTCCGCAGCGACCAGTTTTTTGATGATCGCGCGGATCGCCGTGGACGAGCATTCGCCGCCTTCGGCGGTGCTGACGTGGCTGGAGAAAAAGTATTTCAGCTCATAAATACCGCGCGGGGTATGCATGAATTTTTGCGTGGTCACCCGGGAAATCGTCGATTCGTGCATGCCGACCGCTTCGGCGATGTCATGCAATACCAACGGCTTCATCGCTTCGTCGCCGTATTCGAGGAAACCGCGCTGATGTTCGACGATCTGCGTGGCCACTTTCATCAGGGTTTCGTTGCGGCTCTGCAGGCTCTTGATGAACCAGCGGGCTTCCTGCAATTGATTACGCATGAAGGTGTTGTCGGCGCTGGTGTCGGCACGCTTCACAAAACCGGCGTATTGGGCGTTGACGCGAAGGCGGGGCACCGATTCCTGGTTCAGCTCGACCAGCCAGCGCTCGTTGTCCTTGCGCACGATCACATCGGGAATGACGTATTCGGCTTCGGTCGACTCGATCTGCGAGCCCGGACGCGGATTGAGACTCTGCACCAGTTCGATGACCTGGCGCAGCTCGTCTTCCTTGAGCTTCATCCGGCGCATCAACTGGCTGTAATCGCGGCTGCCGAGCAGGTCGATGTAATCGGCGACGAGGCGCTTGGCCTCGGCCAACCACGGTGTTTTGGCTGGCAACTGGCGAAGTTGCAGCAGCAGGCATTCGCTGAGGTTGCGGGCGCCGATACCGGCGGGCTCGAATTGCTGGATGCGATGCAGGACGGCTTCGATCTCGTCGAGCTCGATGTCCAGTTCAGGATCGAACGCTTCAAGAATTTCTTCGAGTGTTTCGTCCAGATAGCCCTGATTGTTGATGCAGTCGATCAGGGTGACGGCGATCAGGCGATCGGTGTCGGACATCGGCGCCAGGTTCAGTTGCCAGAGCAGATGGCTCTGCAGGCTCTCGCCGGCGGACGTGCGGGTGGTGAAATCCCACTCATCGTCATCGCTGCTCGGCAGGCTACTGGCGCTGGTCTGGTAGACGTCTTCCCAGGCGGTATCTACTGGCAGTTCGTTGGGGATGCGCTCGTTCCATTCGCCATCCTCGAGGTTGTCCACCGTCGGGGCGGTTTCCTGGTAGGAGGGTTCCTGGATTTCGGCGGGCTTCTGTTCGGCGTTGTCGGCCAGAGGATCGGCGTTGTCGAAGTCGTCGCCTTCTTCCTGGCGCTCGAGCATCGGATTGGATTCCAGAGCCTCCTGGATCTCCTGTTGCAGGTCCAGGGTCGACAATTGGAGCAGGCGGATGGCCTGTTGCAGCTGCGGTGTCATCGTCA
This window contains:
- a CDS encoding ZIP family metal transporter, which gives rise to MGTETLAIGSGRMFRYAVGSLLLLAGMTLLVAHGLQWLNLEPRLLRALQGGAICALGTALGAVPVLVIRRMPQALSDTLLGFGAGVMLAATAFSLIIPGIAAAESLGLTPWAASGLICFGILLGAFGLYLVDRRVSGASPQMLVGTLEHPVIPPRIWLFVFAIIAHNIPEGMAVGVSAGGGMADADSLAMGIALQDVPEGLVIALVLAGAGMSRVRAFLIGAASGLVEPVFALLCAWLVSLAQVLLPLGLALAAGAMLLVVTHEVIPESRRHGHDKLASLGLLIGFCLMMVMDTALG
- a CDS encoding HPr family phosphocarrier protein; translation: MPAREIEIINKLGLHARASAKFVGVAGQYPDCTIRVGRSPETTVDGKSIMAMMMLAAGKGTKIYLSTEGEQAQEAMDALVQLINNYFDEGG
- the rapZ gene encoding RNase adapter RapZ; this encodes MRLIIVSGRSGSGKSTALNVLEDNGYYCIDNLPAGLLPELAERALIHTELAQPLVAVSIDARNLPSHLSRFPELLEDVRAKHIKCDVLYLDADEETLLKRFSETRRRHPLSNANRSLAEAIHDETALLGPIADLADLKINTTSLNLYQLRDTLKLRLLNQPEPGTAFLVESFGFKRGMPVDADLVFDVRCLPNPYWKPELRAQSGLDAPVAEYLAQQPDVEEMYQDIYAYLNKWLPRFAASNRAYVTIAIGCTGGHHRSVYLTERLGQALQKTLKNVQVRHRDLT
- the ptsN gene encoding PTS IIA-like nitrogen regulatory protein PtsN, with product MIRLETILTPGRSQVNAPGGSKKKALEQIANLIHREVPDLAMQDVFEALIAREKLGSTGFGNGIAIPHCRLKGCAGPVSALLHLEAPIDFDAIDGAPVDLLFVLLVPEAATDAHLELLRQIASMLDRKEVREKLRSAPSNEALYQVVVDEQNGH
- the hpf gene encoding ribosome hibernation-promoting factor, HPF/YfiA family; the protein is MQVNISGHQLEVTQPLRSYIEEKLQRLERHFDKITNVQVTMCVEKLKQKIEATLHIPGSEVVANAEDTDMYAAIDSLTDKLDRQLKKHKEKTQSLLQGATGR
- a CDS encoding RNA polymerase factor sigma-54 — encoded protein: MKPSLVLRMGQQLTMTPQLQQAIRLLQLSTLDLQQEIQEALESNPMLERQEEGDDFDNADPLADNAEQKPAEIQEPSYQETAPTVDNLEDGEWNERIPNELPVDTAWEDVYQTSASSLPSSDDDEWDFTTRTSAGESLQSHLLWQLNLAPMSDTDRLIAVTLIDCINNQGYLDETLEEILEAFDPELDIELDEIEAVLHRIQQFEPAGIGARNLSECLLLQLRQLPAKTPWLAEAKRLVADYIDLLGSRDYSQLMRRMKLKEDELRQVIELVQSLNPRPGSQIESTEAEYVIPDVIVRKDNERWLVELNQESVPRLRVNAQYAGFVKRADTSADNTFMRNQLQEARWFIKSLQSRNETLMKVATQIVEHQRGFLEYGDEAMKPLVLHDIAEAVGMHESTISRVTTQKFMHTPRGIYELKYFFSSHVSTAEGGECSSTAIRAIIKKLVAAENQKKPLSDSKIAGLLEAQGIQVARRTVAKYRESLGIAPSSERKRLM